A part of Desulfovibrio inopinatus DSM 10711 genomic DNA contains:
- a CDS encoding DUF4091 domain-containing protein: MRNQHGIRVVWSGVAIVWGMLLLATSVRAADVETFTHRLTQSSSAVVLWTAPPTVRIFKEHTVPTASAESIHLFAARNETEPFQIAVKPSSSGAVTVNVSDFGSGVITELFQVKYVDIEQVSDSLGQTGPYPDPLWPLENGATVQLAGGVNTAFWVSVAVDTTASAGDHIGSVTINGVAVPVVLHVFDFSLPERPSILSQMNTSFQTILSAYSVPGTSTEYWNYVDMVKEFFMAHRLTPKGPLWPGGLTSQGAPFIGYDCAGTFTDTDGIWGFEQPAEKYLGGNGFNNGVGFPSFMAATFKNNDSSQDQRPSSFCGHTLSASDWLGNTDSAYNTAWFAYMEALERYLENLGYLNMAYYYFANEPQDQADYDAIAWYAQEMKKVAPDLRLMVSEEPRPEIYNHPVYTDAAIDIWLPVLNNYDPTVSHARKKQYNEDTWIYFLHGTRPPYFNPITLDHPGLEARFTGWFLWKYRISGLAYYSCNNWNKNPWTNPMTDGHNGDTFLLYPPSEENVAISYGENNHRLVPSIRIELLRDGLEDYEYLKILSGGDPQVDVTNTADSQADKIISGLTSYTRDDDFLANVRKLIGMKIGGEIDTIPDIQPAGSDEKATALYINFQDPNGEPLDDPLVVNGHTYKKVGWDAYDENLGYGWYGNDMEYTMYRYLNDAPNPLQASVIYHDWGRLTTFVHDVPNGEYKVTVSCGWQGRTYSHNKIVIEGIPFLDDEPTAPYVVRTKTVTVSDGTLTMEMGVFDEYTMLNYLEAVPVERGINPALFLLLHDDS, encoded by the coding sequence ATGCGAAATCAACATGGGATACGTGTCGTCTGGAGTGGCGTTGCGATCGTTTGGGGGATGCTGCTGTTGGCGACTTCTGTTCGGGCGGCGGACGTCGAAACCTTTACCCATCGTTTGACCCAATCTTCTTCCGCCGTCGTACTATGGACGGCTCCTCCTACAGTACGGATTTTTAAAGAGCATACCGTACCCACAGCGAGCGCCGAGAGTATTCATCTTTTTGCTGCACGAAATGAAACGGAGCCTTTTCAGATCGCCGTGAAGCCGTCGAGTTCAGGCGCGGTGACGGTGAATGTATCGGACTTCGGTTCAGGCGTGATTACGGAATTGTTTCAGGTCAAATATGTCGATATCGAGCAGGTTTCCGATAGTCTTGGGCAGACAGGACCATATCCTGATCCGTTGTGGCCATTGGAGAATGGGGCGACAGTCCAATTGGCTGGCGGTGTGAATACTGCGTTTTGGGTGAGCGTTGCTGTTGATACAACTGCCTCAGCTGGGGACCATATCGGTTCGGTGACCATAAATGGGGTTGCGGTTCCGGTTGTACTGCATGTGTTTGACTTTTCTTTGCCTGAACGTCCTTCAATCTTGTCACAGATGAACACATCATTTCAGACGATATTATCGGCTTACAGTGTGCCGGGAACGTCGACGGAATATTGGAATTATGTGGACATGGTGAAGGAATTTTTCATGGCACATCGTCTTACCCCGAAAGGGCCGCTGTGGCCCGGCGGGCTGACGAGCCAGGGGGCGCCGTTTATCGGATATGATTGCGCCGGAACATTCACGGATACAGACGGTATCTGGGGATTTGAGCAGCCGGCGGAAAAGTATTTGGGCGGGAATGGGTTCAACAATGGGGTGGGCTTCCCGTCGTTTATGGCGGCTACATTCAAGAATAACGATTCATCACAAGATCAGCGGCCATCTTCATTTTGTGGACATACACTTTCGGCATCGGATTGGTTGGGGAATACGGACTCGGCATATAACACGGCCTGGTTTGCCTACATGGAGGCGTTGGAACGTTACCTGGAGAATTTGGGCTATCTGAACATGGCGTATTATTATTTTGCCAATGAGCCACAAGACCAGGCTGATTACGATGCTATCGCATGGTATGCACAAGAGATGAAAAAAGTGGCTCCGGACTTACGTCTCATGGTTTCGGAAGAACCACGACCCGAAATTTATAACCACCCTGTATATACCGATGCCGCGATCGATATCTGGTTGCCAGTGCTCAATAATTACGATCCAACAGTCTCGCATGCCCGCAAAAAACAATATAATGAGGATACGTGGATTTACTTTCTTCATGGAACACGTCCTCCGTATTTCAATCCAATAACGTTGGATCATCCAGGTCTTGAAGCGCGATTTACAGGGTGGTTTCTGTGGAAATATCGAATTTCTGGGCTTGCTTATTATTCATGTAACAACTGGAACAAAAATCCATGGACCAACCCCATGACGGATGGGCACAACGGCGATACCTTTTTGTTGTATCCGCCCTCTGAGGAGAATGTTGCAATTTCCTATGGCGAGAACAATCATCGTCTTGTTCCGTCCATTCGCATCGAATTGTTACGCGACGGGCTGGAAGATTATGAGTATTTGAAAATATTGTCCGGTGGCGACCCACAAGTTGATGTTACCAATACGGCAGATAGCCAGGCCGATAAAATTATTTCTGGATTGACCTCATATACTCGTGACGATGATTTCCTCGCAAATGTTCGAAAGCTCATCGGCATGAAGATTGGCGGTGAAATTGACACTATTCCAGATATTCAGCCTGCAGGGTCGGATGAAAAAGCGACGGCATTGTATATTAATTTTCAAGACCCGAATGGTGAGCCTCTCGATGATCCGCTGGTGGTGAATGGACACACATATAAGAAAGTTGGTTGGGACGCCTATGATGAGAATTTAGGATACGGATGGTATGGGAATGACATGGAATACACCATGTACCGCTATCTGAACGATGCGCCCAACCCTTTGCAGGCCAGTGTCATCTACCATGATTGGGGACGATTGACGACGTTTGTTCATGATGTACCGAATGGGGAATACAAGGTGACCGTATCGTGTGGTTGGCAAGGCCGGACATATAGTCACAATAAAATTGTCATTGAAGGTATTCCTTTTCTCGACGACGAACCGACGGCTCCCTATGTTGTCCGTACGAAAACCGTTACGGTTTCCGATGGAACGTTGACGATGGAGATGGGGGTTTTTGATGAATATACTATGCTTAATTATCTTGAGGCCGTTCCGGTTGAGAGGGGCATAAATCCCGCTCTCTTTCTTTTGTTGCACGATGATTCTTAA
- a CDS encoding ATP-binding protein produces MTVQRAHVTMTAIPSSVGVITDFTRRFFELSPYVVENAELSYALQLMVSEAVTNVVRHAYDDEPGEVGVELLFDDERAVLLITDQGKPFDPTRVASPDLDNPLGHGLGVFLIREHADALSYSYVDQTNMFRIEKRLS; encoded by the coding sequence ATGACGGTGCAACGCGCCCACGTTACTATGACTGCCATTCCTTCTTCGGTGGGCGTAATAACGGATTTTACTCGGCGGTTTTTCGAGTTGTCACCGTATGTCGTCGAGAATGCGGAGTTGAGTTATGCTTTGCAACTGATGGTTTCTGAAGCGGTGACGAATGTTGTTCGGCATGCATACGACGATGAGCCGGGAGAAGTTGGTGTGGAACTCCTGTTCGATGATGAACGTGCTGTTCTTCTCATCACAGATCAAGGGAAGCCATTCGATCCCACTCGCGTTGCTTCTCCCGATCTCGACAATCCTTTAGGGCATGGGCTTGGGGTGTTTCTCATCCGGGAACATGCCGACGCGCTGTCATATTCATATGTCGATCAAACCAATATGTTTCGCATCGAAAAGCGTTTATCCTGA
- a CDS encoding ATP-binding protein, with the protein MIFRRIAAVFAPNPKRSVTTMLSIILLGMLLITIVSYIHTRNTAKNLAVGQAMQVLQFLNREINTQFLALRLNLQQWSHEDVFKIALENSYLGRSARKAAEQRLAERAKGRNIERILLVSADGEVQASSVPEMVGTLHLADRDYFKRSMAGETTIASLAESRYSGRPVIIVSGPIVSNDGMVIGVLLITLDTLGFAEKIIDDIHFGDTGGAYFIDLQTGVRAVPSWGKPGQFDPGTSFDAVLAAADTNRVIRYEGLSTERMAVSTINTESGWLLIVEADTSEILSPATRLATFNTMITLFILGVTILSLGALRRAMVDLKTSESQFRSLIETSPLGIATFDSQGHLTYMNTRTRNILSLSPNSLDQDWMQTLEDESGTPIPHQSLPMMQALTSKQSIMGWTAWRKMPYDIRQVLSFNAACLGAEHGASVVAVIEDITEVELARKILEQSKEELEKIVESRTKELREANARLLELDEMKSQFLSIVSHDLRTPLTSVLGFAKIIGREFAKKFSPLAQSDARLSKSAKRIELNLGIIDSEGKRLARLIDDLLDLSRIESGRYQWKDTNIDIIQLSKEASNALSAAFHAKPMVRLKLNLPDKEIPLVMDPDRVMQILINLLSNALKFTEQGEVSLTVKEDGDMLHISVSDTGIGIAPEDASRIFERFYQVGNPKLVSKPVGAGLGLSICKNIVTHYSGTISVESEPDKGSTFIVEFPLAVVTQQRPVDDVQSQDVETSHT; encoded by the coding sequence ATGATATTTCGACGCATCGCCGCTGTTTTTGCTCCGAACCCCAAACGAAGCGTGACGACCATGCTTTCCATCATCCTGCTAGGGATGCTGCTTATCACGATCGTTTCCTATATTCATACACGAAATACTGCGAAAAATTTGGCTGTCGGACAAGCGATGCAGGTCCTCCAGTTTCTTAATCGCGAGATTAATACACAATTCTTAGCGCTCAGGCTGAACCTCCAACAATGGTCTCATGAAGATGTTTTTAAAATTGCTTTGGAGAATTCCTACTTAGGGCGTTCGGCTCGCAAGGCCGCCGAGCAGCGACTGGCTGAACGCGCCAAGGGAAGAAATATTGAACGTATTCTCCTTGTTAGTGCTGACGGAGAGGTCCAAGCTTCCTCCGTCCCCGAAATGGTTGGAACGCTCCATCTCGCGGACAGAGACTATTTCAAACGCTCCATGGCCGGAGAAACAACCATCGCATCCCTCGCAGAAAGTCGCTATTCGGGCCGACCTGTCATCATTGTCTCCGGGCCTATCGTTTCCAATGACGGAATGGTCATCGGCGTTTTGCTGATTACGTTGGACACACTCGGTTTTGCCGAAAAAATCATCGATGACATCCATTTTGGCGACACTGGAGGAGCCTACTTCATTGATTTGCAGACGGGAGTACGCGCTGTGCCTTCATGGGGAAAGCCTGGTCAGTTCGACCCCGGCACCTCATTTGATGCTGTGCTCGCTGCAGCCGATACTAATCGGGTTATTCGATATGAAGGGCTCAGCACAGAACGTATGGCCGTGTCCACCATCAATACAGAAAGTGGATGGTTGCTCATTGTCGAGGCCGATACGAGTGAAATTCTCTCCCCGGCCACACGTCTCGCGACGTTCAATACCATGATTACGTTGTTCATTTTGGGGGTGACCATACTCTCTCTCGGCGCATTGCGTCGTGCCATGGTCGACTTGAAAACATCGGAATCACAGTTTCGATCTCTCATTGAAACAAGCCCTCTCGGAATCGCCACATTCGACAGCCAAGGTCACCTGACCTACATGAACACCCGAACAAGAAACATCCTTAGTCTTTCCCCGAATAGCTTGGATCAAGACTGGATGCAGACATTGGAAGACGAGTCCGGAACGCCTATTCCTCATCAATCACTGCCCATGATGCAGGCATTGACGTCAAAACAATCCATTATGGGGTGGACCGCCTGGCGTAAAATGCCGTATGATATCCGACAGGTTCTTTCATTTAATGCGGCCTGCCTCGGCGCTGAACACGGGGCTTCGGTGGTTGCCGTTATCGAAGACATTACCGAAGTGGAGCTTGCACGTAAAATTCTTGAACAATCTAAGGAAGAATTGGAAAAAATTGTTGAAAGCCGGACGAAGGAACTCAGAGAGGCCAATGCACGTTTGCTGGAACTCGATGAAATGAAATCACAGTTCCTGAGCATTGTTTCCCATGACCTCCGCACGCCCCTGACGTCCGTACTTGGCTTTGCGAAGATCATTGGCCGTGAATTCGCTAAAAAATTCTCCCCCCTCGCCCAATCGGACGCGCGTTTATCAAAAAGTGCCAAACGCATCGAACTCAACTTGGGCATCATCGATTCCGAAGGAAAACGCTTGGCACGGCTTATTGATGACTTACTCGATTTGTCACGCATCGAATCCGGGCGCTACCAATGGAAAGATACGAATATTGATATCATTCAATTGTCTAAAGAAGCGAGCAATGCCCTCTCTGCTGCATTCCACGCAAAGCCGATGGTCCGCTTGAAGCTCAATCTCCCGGACAAAGAAATTCCGCTTGTTATGGATCCCGACAGAGTAATGCAAATTCTCATCAATCTTTTGTCCAATGCACTGAAATTTACGGAACAGGGTGAAGTCAGCCTTACCGTCAAAGAAGACGGCGACATGCTGCATATAAGCGTTTCCGACACTGGAATTGGCATTGCTCCGGAAGACGCAAGCCGAATTTTCGAACGTTTCTATCAAGTCGGAAACCCCAAACTGGTCAGCAAGCCTGTCGGGGCCGGCCTTGGGTTATCCATTTGCAAAAATATTGTTACGCATTACAGCGGGACCATCTCCGTTGAGTCAGAACCCGACAAAGGAAGCACATTCATCGTTGAATTCCCTCTCGCCGTCGTGACACAACAAAGACCGGTAGACGACGTACAATCCCAAGACGTTGAAACCAGTCATACATAA
- the hgcA gene encoding mercury methylation corrinoid protein HgcA has protein sequence MKTNSHEVTPLSSAGLSPSLLDEISVHDLPGFPPPADNAPCUGPKTESGFGVYDKPGYTISPFIESFYETPGGPVPRLRTHLSLRDHGGTMFARLGGRTNYKIVPGLYCVGTPNAGSEVLVTCNYKLTVDALRHDIEGVNAWILILDTHGINVWCAAGKKTFSTVEIIHRVAMSELKCIAPEATLILPQLAATGVNAREVRKKTGFPTIFGPILSKDIPQFLANNLQADTAMRRVTFNMSERAVLIPVEITLLWKPIIIGLVLMLLVSGISPSIFSFHAALTRGYAAFLAGVAGIVAGTVIVPLFLPWLPGRAFSIKGALTGFGTGTIAAFMGDSFLAGSALVLFSTAISTYLAMNFTGSTPFTSPSGVEKEMRYALPWIAGGFVLSVLLWIISGLSA, from the coding sequence ATGAAGACCAACTCACATGAAGTAACGCCATTATCCTCTGCCGGATTGTCCCCTTCGCTCCTTGATGAAATTTCTGTGCACGATCTCCCTGGCTTTCCTCCTCCCGCTGATAATGCACCCTGCTGAGGTCCCAAAACAGAGTCCGGTTTCGGAGTCTATGACAAGCCTGGATATACTATTTCCCCATTTATCGAATCATTTTATGAAACACCGGGTGGCCCGGTCCCTCGTCTCCGTACACATCTTTCGCTACGCGATCATGGCGGAACGATGTTCGCTCGACTCGGAGGACGAACAAATTATAAAATTGTTCCAGGCCTGTACTGCGTAGGAACCCCCAATGCGGGTTCAGAAGTTCTTGTAACCTGCAATTACAAGCTCACTGTCGATGCCCTGCGTCATGATATAGAAGGTGTCAACGCCTGGATTCTTATCCTGGATACACACGGCATCAATGTCTGGTGCGCCGCCGGGAAAAAAACGTTCTCCACGGTCGAAATCATTCATCGTGTCGCAATGAGTGAACTCAAATGCATTGCACCAGAAGCAACACTCATTTTGCCTCAACTCGCCGCAACCGGCGTTAATGCAAGAGAAGTCAGAAAAAAAACAGGATTTCCAACCATATTCGGTCCCATTCTGAGCAAAGATATCCCGCAATTTCTTGCGAATAATCTACAAGCCGATACTGCAATGCGTCGAGTCACCTTCAATATGTCTGAACGCGCTGTTCTCATTCCGGTTGAAATTACCCTTCTATGGAAACCGATCATTATCGGACTTGTGCTGATGTTGCTTGTTTCGGGAATTAGCCCTTCCATCTTTTCGTTTCATGCCGCTCTCACACGCGGTTATGCCGCCTTTTTGGCCGGTGTAGCTGGAATCGTGGCCGGAACCGTCATTGTTCCGCTCTTCCTCCCTTGGCTGCCAGGACGTGCGTTTTCCATCAAAGGAGCGCTTACTGGCTTTGGTACGGGTACAATCGCAGCATTCATGGGTGATTCTTTCCTGGCTGGCTCGGCGCTTGTGCTTTTTAGCACTGCGATATCCACCTACCTTGCCATGAATTTCACGGGTTCAACCCCCTTCACGTCGCCTTCCGGAGTGGAGAAGGAGATGCGTTATGCACTCCCGTGGATTGCAGGAGGATTCGTTCTGTCCGTACTCTTGTGGATTATTTCCGGATTGAGTGCATAA
- a CDS encoding Flp family type IVb pilin, whose translation MNAILNFLRDDEGASAVEYGLLAALIAAVIVGSVAALGPKLKKAFDDVTAALP comes from the coding sequence ATGAACGCAATCCTGAATTTTCTCCGTGACGACGAAGGCGCTTCCGCTGTTGAATATGGCCTGCTCGCCGCTCTTATTGCCGCTGTTATCGTCGGCTCGGTTGCCGCTCTTGGACCGAAGCTGAAGAAGGCTTTTGACGACGTCACCGCAGCCTTGCCGTAG
- a CDS encoding ABC transporter substrate-binding protein — MHMMSPKHNKNLLHCFICAFFLLLLASHAQAKTWRIFILQSYNPEYIWCKTVNQGIMEALSDRTIEYDFYYLDAKRTPNAQSLQQAAHTAYARLTAFHPDIVISVDDVAAALVVKPKLTGHNAPQVIFCGINAPLSQYGFPSANVSGVCERWHYQEGFQLLKRLVPDAKRVAFLIEDSDAGAFVVNALHDELSETPPHGLTLVGVEKIKTFAQWKERIQYYQHHADALALGLYNSLVDKNGEVVAPDTIMEWTNGANTLPTLGFSDIAMNHGLLCGILESGHEQGFLAGQMVQEVMAGTPAGALPPRRNERGVVMLNLVTAHQLKISIPYRLIEAAGVVIQ; from the coding sequence ATGCATATGATGTCTCCGAAGCACAACAAAAATCTCCTGCACTGTTTCATATGTGCGTTTTTCCTGCTGCTCCTTGCATCGCACGCTCAAGCGAAAACATGGCGAATTTTTATTCTACAAAGCTATAACCCTGAGTATATTTGGTGTAAGACCGTCAATCAGGGCATCATGGAAGCGTTATCCGATAGGACGATTGAATACGATTTTTATTACCTCGATGCCAAGCGAACTCCTAACGCACAAAGCCTCCAGCAGGCAGCACACACCGCGTATGCACGACTCACGGCGTTCCATCCCGATATCGTCATCAGCGTAGACGACGTTGCAGCAGCATTGGTCGTCAAGCCTAAGCTTACCGGCCACAACGCTCCACAAGTCATTTTCTGTGGTATCAATGCCCCGCTCTCACAATATGGATTCCCGTCAGCGAATGTCAGCGGCGTTTGTGAACGATGGCATTATCAAGAAGGGTTCCAACTCCTCAAACGCCTTGTTCCCGACGCCAAACGGGTGGCGTTTCTCATTGAAGATTCAGATGCAGGTGCGTTTGTGGTCAACGCGTTGCATGACGAACTCTCCGAGACTCCACCACATGGATTAACACTCGTCGGAGTGGAAAAAATCAAGACATTTGCACAATGGAAAGAACGTATTCAGTACTACCAACACCATGCCGATGCGTTGGCGCTTGGACTCTACAACAGCCTCGTCGATAAAAACGGAGAAGTCGTCGCCCCCGATACCATCATGGAGTGGACCAATGGCGCCAACACGCTTCCGACATTAGGATTCTCTGATATCGCCATGAACCATGGGTTATTATGTGGAATTCTTGAATCCGGTCACGAGCAGGGCTTTTTGGCCGGACAAATGGTCCAGGAGGTCATGGCCGGGACTCCAGCCGGTGCACTCCCTCCACGTCGCAATGAACGTGGTGTAGTCATGCTCAACCTTGTAACGGCCCATCAACTCAAAATCAGTATTCCGTATCGCCTCATCGAAGCAGCCGGAGTCGTCATACAATGA
- a CDS encoding Flp family type IVb pilin, whose translation MNAILNFLRDDEGASAVEYGLLAALIAAVIVGSVAALGPKLKKAFDDVTAALP comes from the coding sequence ATGAACGCAATCCTGAATTTTCTCCGTGACGACGAAGGCGCTTCCGCTGTTGAATATGGCCTGCTCGCCGCTCTTATTGCCGCCGTTATCGTCGGTTCTGTTGCCGCACTTGGACCGAAGTTGAAGAAGGCCTTTGACGACGTGACCGCCGCGCTGCCGTAA
- a CDS encoding STAS/SEC14 domain-containing protein codes for MFTILDGTENNILGVEITGGYMKEDFNAVKKAFEDILAQGHDRVNVLCKIDKMKFLEGELSAFIADGRYALSHRDKLRHVAIVANSSVVETLISLDNAIFGDPQNDLIEKYFDIKDIDDAWEFVRH; via the coding sequence ATGTTCACTATTCTCGACGGCACAGAAAACAACATTCTTGGGGTAGAAATCACTGGTGGGTATATGAAGGAAGACTTCAACGCGGTCAAAAAGGCCTTTGAAGATATCCTTGCTCAAGGCCATGATCGCGTCAATGTGCTGTGCAAAATCGATAAAATGAAATTTCTGGAAGGCGAATTATCTGCGTTTATTGCAGACGGCCGGTATGCGTTATCGCATCGCGACAAACTTCGACATGTGGCGATTGTTGCAAACAGTTCGGTTGTCGAGACACTGATATCCTTGGATAACGCAATTTTCGGAGATCCTCAAAACGATCTCATTGAAAAATACTTTGACATTAAAGATATTGACGACGCCTGGGAATTCGTTCGGCATTAA
- a CDS encoding Flp family type IVb pilin, whose translation MNAILNFLRDDEGASAVEYGLLAALIAAVIVGSVAALGPKLKKAFDDVTAALP comes from the coding sequence ATGAACGCAATCCTGAATTTTCTCCGTGACGACGAAGGCGCTTCCGCTGTTGAATATGGCCTGCTCGCCGCTCTTATTGCCGCTGTTATCGTCGGTTCTGTCGCCGCACTTGGACCGAAGTTGAAGAAGGCCTTTGACGACGTCACCGCCGCGCTGCCGTAA